A region from the Mycobacteriales bacterium genome encodes:
- a CDS encoding sensor histidine kinase translates to MRRVLDVAIPAAVGIYQTALIIDPGQDHGSWLTLLGVVCAVGSGAVLIWRRPEPVRVMLATLVLGLVLQLLAPYAVFPVGALVAMWSLTVVRPPRLSLPGLAAVLGLTAVALLDSVLEDVWFAMAVAVAIWALGEAVRSRRQAILEASRRAVGEEQARIARELHDVIAHSVSVIVVQAAAADDVFDSRPDQARTALRSIEAAGREALGELRQLLGAVSAPRPGLGRLAELTAPLQEAGLEVAVHREGAAGLDLPAGVDLSAYRIVQEALTNTLRHARATRASVTIRTVGGDLELDVSDDGTAPSDAGSGPGRGLAGMRERAAMLGGTLDAGPMPDGGFRVRARLPLEAAR, encoded by the coding sequence GTGCGCCGCGTCCTCGACGTGGCCATCCCGGCCGCGGTCGGGATCTATCAGACGGCGCTGATCATCGATCCGGGTCAGGACCACGGGTCCTGGCTGACGCTGCTCGGGGTGGTGTGCGCGGTGGGGTCCGGCGCCGTGCTGATCTGGCGACGGCCCGAGCCGGTGCGGGTGATGCTGGCGACGCTGGTCCTCGGGCTGGTCCTCCAGCTGCTCGCGCCGTACGCGGTCTTCCCGGTCGGGGCGCTGGTGGCGATGTGGTCGCTGACGGTGGTCCGGCCGCCGCGGCTGTCCTTGCCGGGGCTGGCCGCCGTACTGGGGCTGACCGCGGTGGCGCTGCTCGACTCGGTGCTGGAGGACGTCTGGTTCGCGATGGCCGTCGCAGTGGCGATCTGGGCGCTGGGCGAGGCCGTACGGAGCCGGCGGCAGGCCATCCTCGAGGCGTCCCGGCGAGCGGTCGGCGAGGAGCAGGCCCGCATCGCCCGCGAGCTCCACGACGTGATCGCACACAGCGTGTCGGTGATCGTGGTCCAGGCGGCGGCCGCGGACGACGTCTTCGACAGCCGTCCGGACCAGGCCCGGACGGCGCTGCGCTCGATCGAGGCCGCCGGGCGGGAGGCCCTGGGCGAGCTGCGGCAGCTGCTGGGCGCGGTATCGGCGCCGCGGCCGGGGCTCGGGCGACTGGCCGAGCTCACCGCTCCCCTGCAGGAGGCGGGGTTGGAGGTCGCGGTGCATCGCGAGGGAGCAGCCGGACTGGATCTGCCGGCGGGGGTGGACCTGTCGGCGTACCGGATCGTGCAGGAGGCGTTGACGAACACGCTGCGGCACGCCCGGGCGACTCGCGCGTCGGTCACGATCCGGACCGTCGGCGGGGACCTGGAGCTGGACGTGTCCGACGACGGGACCGCGCCTTCCGATGCCGGCTCCGGACCGGGTCGGGGGCTGGCCGGGATGCGGGAGCGGGCGGCGATGCTCGGCGGCACGCTGGACGCCGGGCCGATGCCCGACGGCGGCTTCCGGGTCCGGGCGCGACTGCCGCTGGAGGCGGCGCGGTGA